The Rhizophagus irregularis chromosome 2, complete sequence genome contains a region encoding:
- a CDS encoding uncharacterized protein (SECRETED:cutsite_SSA-AP; SECRETED:prob_0.7994); SECRETED:SignalP(1-20) produces MKYHTLLFLVLLYLIAVSSAAPNGSKLLPRAFEKRNQCSCRFVVADFNHGSSRGIVTFAQDERGDTEVAGIFSKGFDDEHASYGLKIVDECRNVLFDLTDGLNITPDGSGGTKSFRHKFSEFSVDCDSNGILTKKIHNSKRTCHSNKIRKRLPNEAMTTQNGQGMDYTGIF; encoded by the coding sequence atgaaatatcatacattattatttttagttctCTTATACCTTATTGCCGTTTCGTCAGCTGCTCCAAATGGTAGTAAATTATTACCCAGAGCATTTGAAAAACGAAATCAATGTAGTTGCAGATTCGTGGTCGCAGATTTCAATCATGGTTCAAGTAGGGGTATCGTGACCTTTGCTCAAGACGAAAGAGGTGATACCGAAGTCGCAGGAATTTTCAGCAAGGGTTTCGATGATGAGCACGCAAGTTATGGACTTAAAATTGTTGACGAATGCCGTAATGTCCTCTTTGATCTTACGGATGGGTTAAATATAACACCAGACGGTTCTGGTGGTACCAAATCTTTTAGGCATAAATTTAGTGAATTTAGTGTTGACTGCGACAGCAATGGTattcttaccaaaaaaattcataattccaAACGTACTTGTCATAGCAATAAAATTAGGAAACGTCTTCCTAATGAAGCGATGACTACTCAGAATGGTCAAGGCATGGATTATACAGGGATCTTTTAA